The Candidatus Bathyarchaeia archaeon genomic interval ATAAGGTAAGTGTCAGTCTAAACGCTCATGACAAGGAAACATATAATCAAGTTTGCAGACCAAAATTTGAAAACGCATTTGAAAACGTATTAACGTTTATTGAGGAAACTAAAGGAAAATTTGATGTTGAGATTACAGCGGTAACTATTCTCGAAGTTGACCTTTCAAGGGTTGCCAAGATTGCCCAAGAAATAGGCGTGAAATTTCGAGTAAGAGAATACATTCCGGGTTTCTGGTGAATCTTGTCCTTTAACGATTTTCTGCTTGCTCTATAATTGATGTTATTTGTTCTCTTTTAAGGGGAAAACCATGAAAGTATTTCCCTCGAATCTTCAAATCTTTAAGAAACGTATCCTTTATCGATAATGGGTTTTCGAATTCTTTAACATAAGTGAATTCTATTGCCTTCTTCCAACCGTGTTTTTCGCATTCAAGTTTTTCTTCTTCAGAAAGCTCATCAATTGAGTATAAGTTCCCTATTTCACCATAGCCTACAACAGCATCGCCCTTGCCAGTCTTATGCATGAAAAGTATGGTTTGTCCCGGTTTCCATTTTCTGCGAGCGTTAGTGTAGTAGATTGCCATGTTAAAGACTTGCTCTACCCACTGTTTGGTGGCTATTCTTAAAATGTAACCGTCAGCTTCAACCATCAGAGACTCCGGTATTACTATTCTATGGGTTTATAGCTATTTTAATTTCGGTTTTTGATGTAGATAGTATGTTAAATGCTTCCGTAATATTGTCTAATTTTATTTTTCTTGTTATTAGCGGTCTTACATCAATTGTTCTAGACGCTATCAAATTAAGGGCTTTTCTGAAATGCAACGGCGTCGTGTGGAAAGCGCCCATAACTGTTACTTCACCATAATGCAGCATTTCCGCGTTAACTTTCACTTCCGTTCCAGGAGGACAGCCACCAAACTCCAAGACTGTTCCACCTTTCCTAACAAGTCTAAGGGCTTGCTCCCATGTAGCTGGCAACCCTATTGCTTCGATTACCACATCCGCACCGTAACCACGAGTAAATTTACGAACAGCCTCAATAACATCCGTTTTTCCAGCGTTAACTGTTTCATCAGCGCCGAGCTTTTCTGCAAAATTCAGTCTCTCCTCCACAAGGTCAATCATTATTGCCTTTTCCACGCCCATTTTCTTAACCGTCAACATATGCAGTAATCCAATTGGCCCAGCACCAATTATAGCCACGGAATCGCCCAATTTAACATCCGCTTCTTCAACGCCATGCAAAACACATGCCAAGGGCTCAGTGACGGCTGCTTCTTCAAAAGAAACATGCTGTGGAATTTCTTGCATGTTCACCAAAACCATCCGCGCTGGAACCTTAATGTATTCTGCGTAAGCACCCCAAAGCCAAATCATATTCTCGCAAAGATTATACTTGCCCTTCTGGCACATTGTGCAATGCAAACAAGGCGCACTGTTGCCAGCACGAACACGCATCCCTCTCATAGGCCATTCCAAATTCTCTCCTACTTCAACAACTTCTCCAGCCCACTCATGACCAAAAATTGTTGGAAGCTTTATAACCTTCTCAACATAGCCCCTCTGAAATATTTTTAAATCTGTGCCACAAGTTGTTGCTGTTTTCACTTTGACAAGAATTTCGCCGGCATTAACCTTCGGTTTTTCAACTTCCTCAACTCTTAGGTCTTTTACACCATAAAGCATGGCTGCTTTCATTCAGAATCACCCATCCAACACAACGACTTTTAAGCT includes:
- a CDS encoding EVE domain-containing protein — protein: MVEADGYILRIATKQWVEQVFNMAIYYTNARRKWKPGQTILFMHKTGKGDAVVGYGEIGNLYSIDELSEEEKLECEKHGWKKAIEFTYVKEFENPLSIKDTFLKDLKIRGKYFHGFPLKREQITSIIEQAENR
- a CDS encoding zinc-binding dehydrogenase, encoding MKAAMLYGVKDLRVEEVEKPKVNAGEILVKVKTATTCGTDLKIFQRGYVEKVIKLPTIFGHEWAGEVVEVGENLEWPMRGMRVRAGNSAPCLHCTMCQKGKYNLCENMIWLWGAYAEYIKVPARMVLVNMQEIPQHVSFEEAAVTEPLACVLHGVEEADVKLGDSVAIIGAGPIGLLHMLTVKKMGVEKAIMIDLVEERLNFAEKLGADETVNAGKTDVIEAVRKFTRGYGADVVIEAIGLPATWEQALRLVRKGGTVLEFGGCPPGTEVKVNAEMLHYGEVTVMGAFHTTPLHFRKALNLIASRTIDVRPLITRKIKLDNITEAFNILSTSKTEIKIAINP